A single Natrinema pellirubrum DSM 15624 DNA region contains:
- a CDS encoding RIO1 family regulatory kinase/ATPase domain-containing protein, with protein sequence MDIRRLARGTVEWSRIERVVRTLADRYDRESVRVEFLEADNWLSTPCVIDDEWFVKIVSRQNALVHAVLTTGRNVGAFSSGTEGFFDRFDTPREMVEHEYEATLRMREIGINAPRPIDAFEVNGLGVLVLEYLPEFRSLDDVADDAVAERAPELFAMLATLHDHGLAHGDLRAENILLCDDEFYFIDATSVHDDRVDETTAYDLACALAVLEPRIGPRAAVDAAATAYGPDTLLAAREFLDFVRLRPDHEFDSTTLRSELEKAAELGGA encoded by the coding sequence ATGGACATCCGCCGGCTCGCACGAGGGACCGTCGAGTGGAGCCGCATCGAGCGTGTCGTCCGCACGCTGGCGGATCGCTACGACCGCGAGTCGGTCCGCGTCGAGTTCCTCGAGGCGGACAACTGGCTGTCGACGCCCTGCGTCATCGACGACGAGTGGTTCGTCAAGATCGTCTCCCGACAGAACGCCCTGGTGCATGCGGTGTTGACGACCGGCCGAAACGTCGGCGCGTTCTCCTCGGGCACCGAAGGCTTCTTCGATCGGTTCGACACCCCTCGAGAGATGGTCGAACACGAGTACGAGGCCACCCTCCGAATGCGCGAGATCGGTATCAACGCCCCTCGGCCGATCGATGCCTTCGAGGTCAACGGACTGGGCGTCCTCGTCCTCGAGTACCTCCCGGAGTTCCGGTCGCTCGACGACGTGGCCGACGACGCCGTCGCCGAACGCGCGCCGGAGCTGTTCGCCATGCTCGCAACGCTGCACGACCACGGACTTGCCCACGGCGACCTGCGGGCCGAGAACATCCTGCTGTGTGACGACGAGTTCTACTTCATCGACGCGACCAGCGTCCACGACGACCGTGTCGACGAGACGACCGCCTACGATCTAGCCTGTGCGCTCGCGGTCCTCGAACCTCGAATCGGGCCTCGAGCGGCCGTCGACGCCGCTGCGACGGCCTACGGACCCGACACCTTGCTCGCCGCACGGGAGTTCCTCGATTTCGTGCGGCTCCGGCCCGACCACGAGTTCGACTCGACGACGCTGCGCAGCGAACTCGAGAAGGCGGCCGAGCTGGGCGGGGCGTGA
- a CDS encoding aldehyde dehydrogenase family protein, with protein MSQQATEQVYGHYIGGEWTEGSGDTFESENPATGETLATFRRGTAAEVDRALEAADEAFEEWRELSYIDRAEYLWDIYHELRERHQELGEIVTKECGKEISEGKADVTEAWHMVEWAAGNARHPHGDVVPSEVAGKDSYMRRKPRGVVGCITPWNFPVAIPFWHMAIALVEGNTVVWKPAEQTPWCGQIIAEMFEDAGIPDGVFNMVQGFGDAGAAITDDERVDTVLFTGSAEVGHGIADKVGGEPGKLAACEMGGKNGIVVTENADMDTAVHSAVMSSFKTTGQRCVSSERLIVHEDVYDEFKERFVDIAQDIAVGDPLEESTFMGPAIEADHVEKIHRHNELAREEGAEVLVDRFELEDSEIPEGHEEGAATAADGERSGSYANGHWVGPFVYEIDYESDLRCLNEECFGPHVALLEYSGDIEDAVEIHNDTPYGLAGAIISEDYRQLNYFRDHADIGLAYANLPCIGAEVQLPFGGVKKSGNGYPSAREAIEAVTERTAWTMNNADEIEMAQGLSADITTSED; from the coding sequence ATGAGCCAGCAAGCCACTGAACAGGTATACGGCCACTACATCGGCGGCGAGTGGACGGAGGGCTCGGGCGATACCTTCGAGAGCGAAAACCCCGCAACCGGCGAGACGCTGGCGACGTTCCGGCGAGGCACGGCGGCCGAGGTCGATCGGGCGCTCGAGGCGGCGGACGAGGCCTTCGAGGAGTGGCGCGAACTGTCCTACATCGACCGGGCGGAGTACCTCTGGGACATCTACCACGAGTTGCGCGAGCGTCACCAGGAACTCGGGGAGATCGTCACCAAGGAGTGTGGCAAGGAGATCTCCGAGGGGAAGGCGGACGTCACCGAGGCCTGGCACATGGTCGAATGGGCGGCGGGCAACGCGCGCCATCCACACGGCGACGTCGTGCCGTCGGAAGTCGCGGGCAAGGACTCCTACATGCGCCGTAAGCCGCGCGGCGTCGTCGGCTGCATCACGCCGTGGAACTTCCCCGTCGCGATCCCGTTCTGGCACATGGCCATCGCCCTCGTGGAAGGCAACACCGTCGTCTGGAAACCAGCCGAGCAGACCCCGTGGTGTGGCCAGATCATCGCGGAGATGTTCGAAGACGCGGGCATCCCCGACGGTGTCTTCAACATGGTCCAGGGCTTTGGCGACGCCGGCGCGGCGATCACCGACGACGAGCGCGTCGACACCGTCCTCTTTACCGGCTCGGCCGAAGTCGGCCACGGGATCGCCGACAAAGTCGGGGGTGAACCCGGCAAGCTCGCGGCCTGCGAGATGGGCGGGAAAAACGGGATCGTCGTCACGGAGAACGCGGATATGGACACCGCGGTCCACTCCGCGGTCATGTCCAGCTTCAAGACGACCGGCCAGCGCTGCGTCTCGAGCGAGCGCCTGATCGTCCACGAGGACGTCTACGACGAGTTCAAGGAACGCTTCGTCGACATCGCCCAAGACATCGCGGTCGGTGACCCGCTCGAGGAGTCGACGTTCATGGGGCCGGCGATCGAGGCCGACCACGTCGAGAAGATCCACCGGCATAACGAGTTGGCCCGCGAGGAGGGGGCCGAGGTGCTGGTCGATCGATTCGAACTCGAGGACAGTGAGATTCCGGAGGGTCACGAGGAGGGGGCGGCTACTGCCGCCGATGGTGAGCGTAGCGGCAGCTACGCGAACGGCCACTGGGTCGGCCCGTTCGTCTACGAGATCGACTACGAGTCCGATCTGCGCTGTCTCAACGAGGAGTGTTTCGGTCCCCACGTCGCCCTCCTCGAGTACTCGGGTGATATCGAGGATGCAGTCGAGATCCACAACGATACACCCTACGGGCTGGCAGGGGCAATCATCTCGGAGGACTACCGGCAGCTCAACTACTTCCGCGACCACGCCGATATCGGACTCGCGTACGCGAACCTGCCGTGTATCGGCGCGGAGGTCCAGTTGCCGTTCGGCGGCGTCAAGAAATCCGGCAACGGCTATCCGAGCGCCCGCGAGGCCATCGAAGCCGTGACCGAACGCACCGCCTGGACGATGAACAACGCCGACGAGATCGAGATGGCACAGGGGTTGTCGGCCGATATCACAACCTCCGAGGACTGA
- the glmU gene encoding bifunctional sugar-1-phosphate nucleotidylyltransferase/acetyltransferase, whose product MKAVVLAAGQGTRMRPLSESVPKPMLPVADRPLAAHTVDAAIEAGADEIVLVIGYEAETVRDYFGPEYRGVPVSYAVQERQAGTADAVNAARDHLEGPFAVLNGDNLYDPAAIDRLFDACPAICAIEVAEPSNYGVLSTEGGPDGPVTGIIEKPDEPPTNLANAGAYAFPAEARQWLEVPASERGEHEITDVVARVIEEFDMTPVTLERWLDVGRPWELLEANEWKLATLERRIDGDVSEDAHLEGDVVVEAGATIEPGVVIEGPALIREGAEVGPNAYVRGATLIGRDAEIGHAVEVKNSVVSPGTSVSHLSYVGDSVLGRNVNVGAGTNVANLRHDDADIRFTVKGERVSTGRRKFGVVAGDGVKTGINTSLTPGLKLEGGATTRPGEAVERDR is encoded by the coding sequence ATGAAAGCAGTCGTTCTCGCGGCGGGCCAAGGAACCCGAATGCGACCGCTGTCGGAATCGGTGCCGAAGCCGATGCTGCCGGTCGCTGATCGCCCGCTCGCGGCGCACACAGTCGACGCGGCGATCGAGGCCGGAGCCGACGAGATCGTCCTCGTGATCGGCTACGAGGCCGAGACGGTCCGTGACTACTTCGGCCCCGAGTACCGCGGGGTCCCCGTCTCCTACGCCGTTCAGGAGCGACAGGCCGGGACCGCCGACGCCGTCAACGCCGCTCGTGACCACCTCGAGGGCCCCTTCGCCGTTCTCAACGGCGACAACCTCTACGATCCGGCGGCGATCGACCGGCTGTTCGACGCCTGTCCTGCGATCTGTGCGATCGAAGTCGCGGAGCCGTCCAACTACGGCGTCCTGAGTACCGAAGGCGGCCCCGATGGCCCCGTTACCGGAATCATCGAGAAGCCCGACGAACCACCGACGAACCTCGCCAACGCCGGCGCCTACGCCTTCCCAGCCGAGGCCCGGCAGTGGCTCGAGGTCCCCGCCAGCGAGCGGGGCGAACACGAGATCACCGACGTCGTCGCGCGGGTGATCGAGGAGTTCGACATGACACCGGTCACGCTCGAGCGGTGGCTCGACGTCGGCCGCCCGTGGGAACTGCTCGAAGCCAACGAGTGGAAACTCGCCACCCTCGAGCGCCGGATCGACGGCGACGTGAGCGAGGACGCCCACCTTGAGGGCGACGTGGTCGTGGAAGCGGGAGCGACGATCGAACCCGGCGTCGTGATCGAGGGCCCGGCACTGATCCGCGAGGGTGCCGAAGTGGGGCCCAACGCCTACGTCCGCGGCGCGACGCTGATCGGCCGGGACGCCGAGATCGGCCACGCGGTCGAAGTGAAAAACAGCGTCGTCTCCCCGGGCACCTCGGTCAGCCACCTCTCCTACGTCGGCGACAGCGTCCTCGGGCGAAACGTCAACGTCGGCGCGGGGACGAACGTCGCCAACCTCCGACACGACGATGCCGACATCCGGTTCACCGTCAAGGGCGAGCGCGTCTCGACTGGCCGTCGGAAGTTCGGCGTCGTCGCCGGCGATGGTGTCAAGACCGGCATCAACACGAGTCTGACCCCCGGACTGAAACTCGAGGGCGGCGCGACCACGCGGCCCGGGGAAGCCGTCGAGCGGGATCGGTAG
- a CDS encoding nitrilase-related carbon-nitrogen hydrolase has protein sequence MSNETEADHDGGESGDSLSIALAQIRVEAGEVEANVDRALAAIARAADRGADLVALPELFNVGYFAFDLYARKAEPFAGETFGRLRAAAADHDVAVLAGTIVEDLAATDSVPTPADDGLANTAALFDSDGDLQLVYRKHHLFGYESAESELLVPGQRLETATIGGLTVGVTTCYDLRFPELYRRLVDDGVELLLVPSAWPYPRIEHWQTLSRARAIENQAYVATINGAGEFDDATLLGRSSVYDPWGVALSSSGDEPALVTAEIDPATVAEVREEFPALRDRRL, from the coding sequence ATGAGCAACGAGACCGAGGCCGACCACGACGGCGGTGAGTCCGGCGACTCGCTGTCGATCGCGCTCGCACAGATTCGCGTCGAGGCCGGCGAGGTCGAGGCCAACGTCGACCGCGCGCTGGCGGCGATCGCTCGCGCCGCCGACCGCGGCGCGGACCTCGTGGCCCTGCCGGAACTGTTCAACGTGGGTTACTTCGCGTTCGATCTCTACGCGCGCAAGGCGGAGCCGTTCGCGGGCGAGACGTTCGGGCGACTCCGCGCGGCCGCGGCCGATCACGACGTCGCCGTCCTCGCGGGGACCATCGTCGAGGACCTCGCCGCGACCGATAGCGTCCCGACGCCGGCCGACGACGGCCTCGCGAACACCGCCGCCCTGTTCGATTCCGACGGCGACCTGCAACTGGTCTACCGGAAACACCACCTCTTCGGCTACGAGTCGGCCGAGTCCGAACTGCTGGTCCCCGGCCAGCGCCTCGAGACGGCGACGATCGGCGGCCTGACCGTCGGCGTGACGACCTGTTACGACCTGCGGTTCCCGGAACTCTACCGACGGCTGGTCGACGACGGCGTCGAACTCCTCTTGGTCCCCAGCGCATGGCCCTACCCCCGCATCGAACACTGGCAGACCCTCTCGCGGGCCCGCGCCATCGAGAATCAGGCCTACGTGGCGACGATCAACGGGGCCGGCGAGTTCGACGACGCGACCTTGCTCGGGCGCTCGAGCGTCTACGATCCCTGGGGCGTCGCGCTTTCCTCGAGCGGAGACGAGCCGGCGCTGGTCACGGCCGAGATCGATCCGGCGACGGTCGCCGAGGTCCGCGAGGAGTTCCCCGCGTTGCGGGACCGACGGCTGTGA
- a CDS encoding SRPBCC family protein, translating to MTVRVDRSFDVPASPERVWEFIADPSNRARAISVVEEYAVDDADGRRVTWQVALPIPLVRKTVTVNTEDVTRRPPEYVKFVGKSKVMDVTGEHEIVETDDGTRLENHFDVDGKLPGVEKFFKRNLDSELRNLQRALERDLQTTQ from the coding sequence ATGACTGTACGTGTCGACCGGTCGTTCGACGTGCCCGCGTCGCCCGAGCGGGTCTGGGAGTTCATCGCCGACCCGTCGAACCGCGCCCGGGCGATCAGCGTCGTCGAGGAGTACGCCGTCGACGACGCGGACGGCCGGCGCGTGACCTGGCAGGTGGCGCTGCCCATCCCGCTCGTTCGCAAGACGGTGACGGTCAACACCGAAGACGTCACCCGGCGACCGCCCGAGTACGTCAAATTCGTCGGCAAGTCGAAAGTGATGGACGTCACCGGCGAACACGAGATCGTCGAGACCGACGACGGGACGCGCCTCGAGAACCACTTCGACGTCGACGGCAAGCTCCCCGGCGTCGAGAAGTTCTTCAAGCGCAACCTCGATTCCGAGCTGCGGAACCTCCAGCGCGCGCTCGAGCGGGACCTGCAGACGACACAGTAA
- a CDS encoding DUF7123 family protein — protein MTDYSDEEQRILSYLRESAARGEQYFRAKNIADAIGLSSKQVGARLPHLAEKADEVDIEKWGRARSTTWRVTTS, from the coding sequence ATGACGGACTACTCCGACGAAGAGCAACGGATCCTCTCGTATCTCCGCGAGAGCGCGGCCCGCGGCGAACAGTACTTCCGGGCGAAGAACATCGCGGACGCGATCGGACTCTCGTCGAAACAGGTCGGCGCTCGGCTCCCGCATCTCGCGGAGAAAGCCGACGAGGTCGACATCGAGAAGTGGGGTCGTGCCCGGTCGACGACCTGGCGAGTCACCACCAGTTGA
- a CDS encoding DUF7525 family protein: MATESETTDKGVGLALALGALAVIGALLMLVGAPEITAAWGFAAAVLFSSLAVVGIHLFSY, translated from the coding sequence ATGGCTACGGAATCCGAAACGACGGACAAAGGCGTTGGACTGGCGCTCGCACTGGGTGCGCTCGCGGTGATCGGCGCGTTGCTGATGCTCGTCGGCGCACCGGAGATAACGGCGGCCTGGGGCTTCGCCGCGGCCGTTCTCTTTAGCTCGCTGGCGGTCGTCGGGATCCACCTCTTCTCCTACTGA
- a CDS encoding phosphate signaling complex PhoU family protein: METRKVQRLGPSTLAMTLPAEWASEHGVEKGDEVSLRTSGKGTLTVMPESASSEETEAIIHTDDLDADAVERAIVAQYVLGRRIIRIEREDGALESDHINAVYQAETQLMGLGVIEETPESISIRCSVDPEDFTLDNLLERLERTGQTMRGEGIKALAHGNPDLAQRALNRERQANKIFVLLLRLIFTAYQNPNLARAVGLNTGFPLIGYRSIAKNLELTADNGEDIADIVIETEGHTLNVESAVMREIRELNELVDEITTKSVEAAVERDYDKSNEVRGLFHEISAREDEILSGLPEMDNEDLLRVREVLVSLEQTAQYAARNGEIAANLALNEESEHTTIK, from the coding sequence ATGGAAACGCGGAAAGTCCAACGACTCGGTCCGTCGACGCTGGCGATGACGCTCCCGGCCGAGTGGGCGTCCGAACACGGCGTCGAGAAGGGCGATGAGGTCTCGCTGCGCACCAGCGGTAAGGGCACCCTGACCGTGATGCCCGAGTCCGCGAGTTCGGAGGAGACGGAGGCGATCATCCACACCGACGATCTCGACGCCGACGCCGTCGAGCGCGCGATCGTCGCGCAGTACGTTCTCGGCCGCCGCATCATCCGCATCGAACGCGAGGACGGCGCGCTCGAGTCGGATCACATCAACGCGGTCTACCAGGCCGAGACCCAGCTGATGGGGCTGGGCGTCATCGAGGAGACCCCCGAGAGCATCTCGATCCGCTGTTCGGTCGACCCCGAGGACTTCACGCTCGACAACCTCCTCGAGCGCTTAGAGCGGACCGGCCAGACGATGCGCGGCGAGGGAATCAAGGCGCTGGCCCACGGCAACCCCGATCTGGCCCAGCGCGCCCTGAACCGGGAGCGCCAGGCCAACAAGATCTTCGTCCTCCTGCTGCGGCTGATCTTTACGGCCTACCAGAACCCCAACCTCGCGCGGGCAGTCGGCCTGAACACCGGTTTCCCGCTGATCGGCTACCGCTCGATCGCGAAGAACCTCGAGCTGACCGCCGACAACGGCGAGGACATCGCCGACATCGTCATCGAGACGGAGGGCCACACCCTGAACGTCGAGAGCGCCGTCATGCGCGAGATCCGGGAACTGAACGAGTTGGTCGACGAGATCACGACCAAGTCGGTCGAGGCGGCCGTCGAGCGCGATTACGACAAGTCCAACGAGGTCCGCGGACTGTTCCACGAGATCTCCGCCCGCGAAGACGAGATCCTCTCGGGGCTGCCGGAGATGGACAACGAGGACCTGCTTCGGGTGCGGGAGGTGCTGGTCAGCCTCGAGCAGACCGCCCAGTACGCGGCCCGAAACGGAGAAATCGCGGCCAACCTCGCGCTCAACGAGGAGTCCGAACACACGACGATCAAGTGA
- a CDS encoding ATP-NAD kinase family protein, whose translation MEAIGVVVNPIAGMGGRVGLKGTDGKLEEARRRGAEPRAPDRAREALRSLHRRAPDLAVSTAAGVMGERAVRDAGYEPEIVYDPADAAVTDGPARVADPETAETSADDTRAAVRALLAADVDLVFFVGGDGTAVDVAETLAEADGETPMLGVPAGVKIYSSVFGVTPADAGRIAAEFDRVERREVNDIDEDAYREGEVRTELKAIVPVPVAPAVQSGKQVSSGSVDSLAAGFAREVEPGRTYVFGPGSTVGAIEAELGIDPSPLGVDVWRAGTEDGESGGALLARDAGESEILSVLESPATIVVSPIGGQGFVFGRGNHQISPAVIRRAEEIEVVASDEKLADLDSLRVDTDDEEIDERLRGWLQVRTGRFTTRLINVV comes from the coding sequence ATGGAGGCCATCGGCGTCGTCGTCAACCCGATCGCGGGGATGGGCGGTCGGGTCGGACTAAAGGGGACCGACGGGAAACTCGAGGAGGCGCGGCGCCGCGGTGCCGAGCCGCGCGCGCCGGACCGGGCCCGCGAGGCGTTGCGATCGCTCCATCGCCGTGCCCCCGACCTCGCGGTCTCCACGGCCGCGGGCGTCATGGGGGAACGCGCGGTCCGGGACGCCGGCTACGAACCCGAGATCGTCTACGACCCGGCAGACGCCGCCGTGACCGACGGCCCGGCTCGGGTCGCCGACCCCGAGACGGCCGAGACGTCGGCCGACGACACGCGTGCGGCCGTCCGAGCGCTGCTCGCGGCCGACGTCGATCTCGTCTTTTTCGTCGGCGGCGACGGCACCGCCGTCGACGTCGCCGAGACGCTCGCGGAAGCCGACGGGGAGACGCCGATGCTGGGCGTCCCAGCTGGCGTCAAGATCTACTCGTCGGTCTTCGGCGTGACGCCGGCCGACGCCGGCCGAATCGCCGCCGAGTTCGACCGCGTCGAGCGCCGCGAAGTCAACGATATCGACGAGGACGCCTACCGCGAGGGGGAGGTCCGAACGGAACTCAAAGCGATCGTGCCGGTCCCCGTCGCGCCGGCGGTCCAGTCGGGCAAACAGGTCTCGAGCGGGAGCGTCGACTCGCTGGCGGCGGGGTTCGCTCGCGAGGTCGAGCCCGGCCGGACCTACGTCTTCGGCCCCGGCAGCACCGTCGGCGCGATCGAGGCGGAGTTGGGGATCGACCCCTCGCCGCTGGGTGTCGACGTCTGGCGTGCTGGGACCGAAGACGGGGAGTCAGGCGGCGCGTTGCTGGCCCGCGACGCCGGCGAATCGGAGATCCTCTCGGTACTCGAGTCGCCGGCCACGATCGTCGTCTCGCCGATCGGCGGCCAGGGCTTTGTTTTCGGTCGCGGTAACCACCAGATCTCGCCGGCCGTGATCCGGCGGGCCGAGGAGATCGAGGTCGTCGCGTCCGACGAGAAACTCGCCGACCTCGACTCGCTGCGCGTCGACACCGACGACGAGGAGATCGACGAGCGGCTCCGCGGGTGGTTACAGGTCCGGACCGGCCGGTTCACGACGCGGCTGATCAACGTCGTGTAG
- a CDS encoding competence/damage-inducible protein A, whose product MNVAVVTVGDELLAGRTTDTNATWLCSELDDRGVTVGRVTTVPDRVADIARVVNEYRAEYDAVIVTGGLGPTHDDLTMDGVAAALGREVEEHDAALAWLEEDGYTRDDLAAGTADLPAGARALHNDAGVAPGAALEGVYVLPGVPAEMKAMFESIADEFAGTPTYRETVVAGEAESALLDRIADVRERFDVSVGSYPGESVRIELTGTDEATVADAADWLRERVDSP is encoded by the coding sequence ATGAACGTCGCGGTCGTAACGGTCGGGGACGAACTGCTCGCCGGACGAACGACGGACACGAACGCCACGTGGCTCTGTTCGGAACTCGACGACCGCGGCGTCACCGTCGGCCGGGTGACCACGGTTCCCGATCGCGTGGCCGACATCGCCCGCGTGGTCAACGAGTACCGCGCGGAGTACGACGCCGTCATCGTCACCGGGGGGCTGGGCCCGACCCACGACGATCTCACCATGGACGGGGTCGCGGCGGCCCTCGGCCGCGAGGTCGAAGAACACGACGCTGCACTGGCCTGGCTCGAGGAGGACGGCTACACGCGGGACGACCTCGCGGCCGGCACGGCCGATTTACCCGCCGGCGCGCGGGCCCTGCACAACGACGCGGGCGTCGCCCCCGGCGCGGCCCTCGAGGGGGTCTACGTTCTCCCGGGCGTCCCGGCGGAGATGAAGGCGATGTTCGAGTCGATCGCCGACGAGTTCGCGGGGACCCCGACCTACCGCGAAACGGTCGTCGCCGGCGAGGCCGAGAGCGCCCTGCTCGATCGGATCGCCGACGTCCGGGAGCGGTTCGATGTCTCGGTCGGCAGCTACCCCGGCGAGTCGGTCAGGATCGAACTGACCGGCACCGACGAAGCGACGGTCGCCGACGCTGCCGATTGGCTCCGCGAGCGAGTCGACTCGCCGTGA
- a CDS encoding IS701-like element ISNpe1 family transposase has product MMPITDFLSCTRAFDEFESLSPAQRHHAKTYATGLVAASNKTVAGIAREVLPANSKRALNKFLTEYDWDEQQFNHERLEELQKHGETRWSTDGYIILDDTITEKAGDEVPGVGHFYDHAEGDTVWGQDLIYAFYADDKTAYPLTFRLYEKQDEDDQDHDTKYDLAREIITELEEEVGVPANTYLFDSWFAHDSGLPEHIESYGKDWIGPLRSNRQVTYAGKELRVDALEERIDTVERDIDDETYHIWTKKLPVSQLGDVKLVIAEKETDGDEDNPIKYLATNKTDAPTAHIIRSYGMRWRIETFFEDSKQDLGLGDCELQTDGGASRHWHLLMAAYSLVRLDPDSSALGTVRSKASSLRANLEHSLKEAVYNLLSWVRDNDDRGVDDLMTEIDHLFVHSTTEASVQS; this is encoded by the coding sequence ATGATGCCGATTACGGACTTCTTGTCGTGTACGCGTGCGTTCGACGAGTTCGAGTCGCTGTCTCCAGCACAACGTCATCACGCCAAAACCTACGCCACAGGTCTTGTTGCGGCCAGCAACAAGACCGTGGCGGGCATCGCACGCGAAGTCCTTCCAGCCAACAGCAAACGCGCTCTCAACAAGTTCCTCACCGAGTACGACTGGGACGAACAGCAGTTCAACCACGAACGCCTTGAAGAACTCCAGAAACACGGTGAAACACGCTGGTCAACGGATGGCTACATTATCCTCGACGACACGATCACCGAGAAAGCCGGGGACGAAGTCCCCGGCGTCGGCCACTTCTACGATCACGCCGAAGGTGACACTGTCTGGGGGCAAGACCTCATCTACGCCTTCTACGCTGACGACAAAACCGCTTACCCGCTCACCTTCCGCCTCTACGAAAAGCAAGACGAGGATGACCAAGACCACGACACCAAGTACGACCTCGCCCGCGAGATCATCACCGAACTCGAAGAAGAGGTAGGTGTGCCTGCGAACACCTACCTCTTCGACTCGTGGTTCGCTCACGATTCTGGCCTTCCTGAACACATCGAATCCTACGGCAAGGACTGGATCGGCCCGCTCCGGAGCAATCGACAGGTGACTTACGCCGGCAAAGAGCTCCGCGTCGATGCGCTGGAAGAGCGCATCGACACGGTTGAGCGCGATATTGACGACGAAACCTATCACATCTGGACGAAGAAGCTTCCCGTCTCCCAGTTGGGAGACGTGAAGCTGGTCATCGCAGAGAAAGAGACCGACGGAGACGAAGATAACCCGATCAAGTACCTCGCTACGAACAAGACCGACGCACCAACCGCCCACATCATTCGCTCCTACGGGATGCGCTGGCGCATCGAGACGTTCTTCGAGGACTCGAAGCAGGATCTCGGCTTGGGAGACTGCGAGCTGCAGACTGACGGAGGTGCCAGTCGCCACTGGCACCTCCTGATGGCTGCCTACAGTCTCGTTCGTCTTGATCCCGATTCGAGCGCCTTGGGAACGGTTCGCTCGAAGGCGTCATCGCTTCGAGCGAACCTCGAACACTCCCTGAAGGAAGCCGTCTACAACCTTCTCTCGTGGGTTCGAGACAATGATGACCGCGGTGTTGATGACCTTATGACCGAGATCGATCATCTCTTCGTTCACTCAACAACCGAGGCTAGCGTGCAAAGCTGA
- a CDS encoding winged helix-turn-helix domain-containing protein: MSRSRTERTEADSATVLSALGNKYSAEILCAAGTPKSAQALSEDIEIPIATCYRRIEELVDAGLLTCEGRQLSDEGRRTNIYRRTLDEIEIDFSNDTPEFSRKRRTEAKNRLQDKLED, encoded by the coding sequence ATGTCTCGGAGTCGGACGGAACGAACGGAGGCGGACTCGGCCACAGTGCTATCCGCGCTAGGGAACAAATACAGCGCGGAGATCCTCTGTGCGGCCGGCACGCCGAAATCAGCGCAGGCGCTTAGCGAGGACATCGAGATCCCGATCGCGACCTGTTATCGCCGGATCGAGGAACTCGTCGACGCCGGACTGTTGACCTGCGAAGGTCGACAGCTCTCCGACGAGGGGCGACGGACCAATATCTACCGACGGACGCTCGACGAGATCGAGATCGACTTCTCGAACGACACCCCCGAGTTCTCCCGCAAGCGCCGGACCGAGGCGAAAAACAGGCTCCAGGACAAACTCGAGGATTAA
- a CDS encoding 6-pyruvoyl trahydropterin synthase family protein produces MTDTADPRERGSDATTDDAIVGTRRTLHVGRDRPIRISTGHRIRHHDGKCARPHGHNYEITVTVTGRLTEEGWIADKGDITDVISEWDHRFLLEAGDPLIEAFEAAGDGDGVVVLEQPPTAEVMSVVLERKLAAALPETVTDVAVRVSETSELCGGSGF; encoded by the coding sequence ATGACCGACACCGCCGATCCCCGCGAACGCGGCTCCGACGCGACGACCGACGATGCGATCGTCGGCACACGTCGCACCCTCCACGTCGGCCGCGACCGGCCGATCCGGATCAGTACCGGCCACCGGATACGACACCACGACGGCAAGTGTGCCCGCCCGCATGGCCACAACTACGAGATCACCGTCACCGTCACGGGCCGGCTCACCGAGGAGGGATGGATCGCCGACAAGGGCGATATTACCGACGTGATATCCGAGTGGGACCACCGGTTCCTGCTCGAGGCCGGCGACCCGCTGATCGAGGCCTTCGAGGCGGCCGGCGACGGGGACGGCGTCGTCGTCCTCGAGCAGCCGCCGACCGCGGAGGTGATGAGCGTCGTCTTGGAGCGAAAGCTCGCGGCGGCACTGCCCGAGACGGTCACCGACGTCGCCGTGCGGGTCAGCGAGACGAGCGAACTCTGTGGGGGCAGCGGGTTCTGA